From a region of the Thermomicrobium roseum DSM 5159 genome:
- a CDS encoding (2Fe-2S)-binding protein: MTAVGSERRVIRVTVNGVPYEREVEARLLLSDFLRHELGLTGTHVGCEHGVCGACTILLDGEPVRSCLLLAVQAHGHELETVEGLAPSERELHPLQQAFWEKHGLQCGYCTPGMLMVLKAFLAENPDPSEEEIREAISGNLCRCTGYQNIVEAARYAAQLMRQS, encoded by the coding sequence ATGACGGCGGTCGGAAGCGAGCGGCGGGTTATCCGCGTGACGGTCAATGGTGTTCCCTACGAGCGTGAGGTGGAAGCACGGTTGTTGCTTTCTGACTTCTTGCGACACGAACTTGGGCTGACGGGAACGCACGTCGGCTGTGAGCATGGCGTCTGTGGCGCCTGCACGATCCTGCTCGACGGCGAACCAGTGCGGAGCTGCCTCCTGCTGGCGGTCCAGGCACACGGTCACGAACTCGAGACAGTCGAGGGACTGGCGCCGAGCGAGCGGGAGCTGCATCCCTTGCAGCAGGCTTTCTGGGAAAAGCACGGTCTCCAGTGTGGGTACTGTACGCCGGGGATGCTGATGGTGCTCAAGGCGTTTCTGGCGGAAAACCCTGATCCGAGCGAAGAGGAGATCCGCGAGGCGATATCCGGGAATCTCTGCCGGTGCACCGGGTACCAGAACATCGTGGAAGCGGCTCGGTACGCAGCACAGTTGATGCGACAGAGCTGA
- a CDS encoding cyclase family protein: MGSVKLYDLSQPLNQEVSFWPFYPPFEVKYIKRKAEHGVNAQYIMTSNHMGTHLDAPRHFITNGKTIDQIPLEWLYGPGVIVDLSDVLDELDIFTPEMIEQRVEVREGDILFIHTGWHRYAQFGETPDEEKYLLRHPGPHPSIVDWLIAKKIKIWGVDMVSTDHPMNLPIGRFLGRGGLEQWKRVRAICERKFGEKLTELFPEEHYQLTHNALFPHDCIHVENLGGEIGRRELHNRRLTLGVFPWLFKGGEAAFCRVVAFVEEA, from the coding sequence ATGGGCAGCGTGAAGTTGTATGATCTCTCGCAGCCGCTCAATCAGGAAGTGTCATTCTGGCCATTCTATCCTCCTTTTGAGGTCAAGTACATCAAACGCAAGGCCGAGCATGGGGTCAATGCGCAGTACATCATGACATCCAACCATATGGGGACGCACCTCGATGCCCCGCGTCACTTCATCACGAACGGGAAGACGATCGACCAGATCCCTCTCGAGTGGCTTTACGGTCCGGGCGTGATCGTCGACCTCTCGGACGTGCTGGATGAACTCGACATCTTCACGCCGGAGATGATCGAGCAACGCGTCGAGGTGCGGGAGGGAGACATCCTGTTCATCCACACCGGATGGCATCGCTACGCCCAGTTTGGCGAAACGCCCGACGAGGAGAAGTACCTGCTCCGACATCCTGGTCCGCATCCGTCGATCGTGGATTGGCTGATCGCCAAGAAGATCAAGATCTGGGGCGTCGATATGGTGTCGACGGACCATCCGATGAATCTCCCGATCGGGCGATTTCTCGGTCGTGGTGGTCTGGAACAGTGGAAGCGCGTGCGGGCGATCTGTGAGCGGAAGTTCGGCGAGAAACTCACCGAGCTCTTTCCGGAGGAGCATTACCAGCTGACGCACAACGCACTGTTCCCGCATGACTGCATCCACGTCGAGAATCTCGGTGGTGAGATCGGCCGCCGAGAGCTGCACAATCGTCGCTTGACGCTCGGGGTTTTCCCCTGGCTCTTCAAAGGCGGTGAGGCTGCCTTTTGCCGTGTGGTCGCCTTCGTCGAGGAAGCGTGA
- a CDS encoding cyclase family protein codes for MAIDLARCRVLDLSQDWDIHTPGFALYEGPTVKWIKRVAFERAGGQWISSTLHVGTHLDAPLHFITGGQDIAAIPLNKLVGWACIVDLTRYGIGDYDIYGPEHFEQWERDTGIRIQPGDILVIHTGYHHYYPSDWATDPALRQPDETRYFIKHPGPTRAFAEWVLRRQISWLAVDCASADHPFNTVIRKIRADLVPEFEAKHGKSISELLPDSDYQVMHFALFPHGVIHIENAGGEIDKVLNRRIMVGCFPWRFKGGEAAFCRFVAFVPEDEL; via the coding sequence ATGGCCATCGATCTGGCACGCTGTCGCGTACTCGATCTTTCCCAAGACTGGGATATTCATACGCCTGGATTCGCGCTCTACGAGGGCCCCACGGTCAAGTGGATCAAGCGGGTGGCGTTCGAGCGGGCCGGTGGGCAGTGGATTTCCTCCACGCTCCACGTGGGGACGCACTTGGATGCGCCGTTGCATTTCATCACGGGTGGTCAGGATATCGCAGCGATCCCGTTGAACAAGCTGGTCGGTTGGGCTTGCATCGTCGATCTCACCCGCTACGGGATTGGCGATTACGATATCTACGGTCCAGAGCACTTCGAGCAGTGGGAACGCGATACCGGCATCCGCATCCAGCCGGGGGACATTCTCGTCATCCATACCGGGTACCATCACTACTATCCGAGCGACTGGGCGACGGATCCAGCGCTGCGGCAGCCGGACGAGACCCGCTACTTCATCAAGCATCCGGGCCCGACCCGCGCGTTCGCCGAGTGGGTCCTTCGGCGACAGATCTCGTGGCTCGCGGTCGATTGTGCCTCGGCCGATCACCCGTTCAACACGGTGATCCGGAAGATTCGTGCAGACCTCGTGCCTGAGTTCGAGGCCAAACACGGTAAATCTATCAGCGAGCTTTTGCCGGACAGCGACTACCAGGTGATGCACTTCGCGCTCTTTCCGCATGGTGTGATTCATATCGAGAATGCTGGCGGTGAAATCGACAAAGTCCTGAACCGCCGGATCATGGTGGGCTGTTTCCCCTGGCGGTTCAAGGGTGGAGAAGCAGCCTTCTGTCGTTTCGTGGCCTTCGTGCCGGAGGACGAACTCTGA
- a CDS encoding zinc-dependent alcohol dehydrogenase family protein yields MRAMVLERPGQPLVLQELPVPEPGPGQVLLRIRACGVCRTDLHIVAGELPGPKLPLVLGHQIVGEVVRAGPGANRLVPGQRVGVPWLGWTCGECRYCRSGRENLCDRARFTGYTLDGGFAEYTVADERYCFPIPAGYPDEQAAPLLCAGLIGYRALRFAGEAQRLGFYGFGAAAHILTQVAVWQGRTVYAFTRPGDLESQVFARELGAVWAGGSDESPPEQLEAALIFAPVGALVPQALRAVEKGGIVVCAGIHMSDIPSFPYAWLWEERVIRSVANLTRQDGEAFLSLAPRVPVRTEVQLYRLEEANRALDDLRHGRIRGAAVLVID; encoded by the coding sequence ATGCGGGCGATGGTGCTCGAACGACCGGGGCAACCCTTGGTTCTCCAGGAGCTTCCCGTCCCGGAGCCGGGTCCGGGCCAGGTCTTGCTCCGGATCCGTGCCTGTGGTGTCTGCCGGACCGACCTCCACATCGTCGCTGGGGAGTTGCCGGGTCCGAAGTTGCCGCTCGTCCTCGGGCATCAAATCGTCGGAGAGGTTGTCCGGGCCGGGCCGGGGGCGAATCGACTCGTTCCCGGTCAGCGTGTCGGCGTGCCCTGGCTCGGCTGGACGTGCGGAGAGTGTCGCTATTGCCGAAGCGGGCGCGAGAACCTCTGTGATCGTGCCCGCTTCACTGGGTACACGCTGGATGGCGGCTTCGCTGAGTACACAGTCGCTGACGAGCGCTATTGCTTTCCGATTCCAGCGGGTTACCCGGACGAGCAGGCAGCACCGCTCCTCTGTGCCGGGTTGATCGGCTATCGTGCGCTTCGTTTTGCTGGAGAGGCCCAACGATTGGGTTTTTATGGCTTCGGTGCTGCGGCACATATTCTCACGCAAGTGGCCGTGTGGCAGGGGCGGACCGTTTATGCCTTCACCCGGCCTGGTGATCTGGAGAGTCAGGTCTTCGCGCGAGAGCTCGGAGCTGTCTGGGCAGGGGGCTCGGACGAATCGCCGCCGGAACAACTGGAGGCAGCGCTCATCTTCGCGCCGGTGGGGGCGCTCGTCCCACAGGCGCTCCGCGCGGTGGAGAAAGGCGGCATCGTCGTCTGCGCTGGTATCCACATGAGCGATATTCCGTCGTTTCCATATGCCTGGTTGTGGGAAGAACGCGTGATTCGTTCCGTTGCCAACTTGACCCGACAGGATGGCGAAGCGTTCTTGTCGCTCGCCCCAAGAGTGCCGGTGCGGACAGAGGTCCAGCTGTACCGGTTGGAAGAGGCGAACCGGGCGCTGGACGATCTGCGGCACGGGCGCATCCGCGGTGCAGCCGTCTTAGTGATCGACTAG
- the cutA gene encoding aerobic carbon-monoxide dehydrogenase large subunit, giving the protein MPTRIFGEPVKRAEDPRLLTGHGRYVDDIDLPGQLHAAFLRSPLAHARIRAIDVRAAQEMAGVVAVWTYQDIGPCQRRMPLLIPHPDLTHPATRYALAKDEVNHVGEPVAMVIAESRYVAEDALEAIVVEWEELPPVVDIERAIEPGSPLVHEELGTNVAAHYVGVVGDPEAAFARAAHVFRERLVIERSAGMPLETRAVLATWDPVHELLEVWDTTQAPIVIRNALAALFGLAPTQVRVVAPDVGGGFGCKIMVYPEEVLVPYAAMVLGRPVKWTEDRLEHFVGTNHERLQIHEAEIAVDAEGRIVAIRDRFLHDAGAYTPYGIIVPIITACQLPGPYKVPNYHVEFRAVYSNTVPVSPYRGAGRPHAAFVMERLLDRVADELALDRAEVRRRNFIQPHEFPYDVGLIFQDGAPTRYDSGNYPGMLELLLQQMDYERLVREELPRLRAEGRFVGVGIACYVEGTGIGPYEGATVRVEPTGQVYVATGMPQQGQAHKTVLAQIVAEELQIPLDAVQVFEGDTAHFQFGSGTYASRSAVVCGSAVALAARKVREQGLALAAEELEVAVEDLVVEDGRVFVRGAPERGFTWAQLAQLANPLRYAYAGDLVVRPRPWTGPTLPPGRQPALEATEYYSPPHATWASGAVGALVEVDVATGMVTFRKLWVVHDCGKMINPLVVEGQVHGGIAQGIGGALYEKLHYDENGQLLNASFMDFLMPTAMEIPRMEVAHQETPSPLNPLGVKGVGEAGAIPLPALVAAAVEDALRPFGVRITRMPLDPDTIWRMTHPEETA; this is encoded by the coding sequence ATGCCGACGCGGATTTTCGGGGAGCCGGTCAAGCGGGCCGAAGACCCACGGCTCTTGACGGGCCATGGACGTTACGTCGATGACATCGATCTCCCGGGGCAACTGCACGCCGCATTCCTGCGCAGTCCGCTGGCGCATGCCCGTATCCGAGCGATCGATGTGCGTGCGGCGCAGGAGATGGCCGGAGTGGTAGCTGTCTGGACCTACCAGGACATCGGACCGTGTCAGCGGCGAATGCCGTTGCTGATACCGCACCCGGACCTCACGCATCCGGCCACTCGGTACGCGCTCGCCAAGGACGAGGTAAACCATGTCGGTGAGCCGGTGGCCATGGTGATCGCCGAGAGCCGTTACGTGGCGGAGGATGCGTTGGAAGCGATCGTGGTCGAGTGGGAAGAGTTGCCGCCGGTCGTGGATATCGAGCGTGCCATCGAACCGGGCTCGCCGCTCGTCCACGAGGAACTGGGAACCAATGTCGCCGCGCATTATGTGGGGGTCGTCGGCGACCCGGAGGCGGCATTCGCTCGGGCTGCGCACGTCTTCCGCGAGCGGTTGGTGATCGAACGGAGTGCCGGCATGCCGCTCGAGACGCGTGCCGTGCTGGCGACCTGGGATCCGGTTCACGAGCTGCTCGAGGTCTGGGATACCACGCAGGCACCGATCGTGATTCGCAACGCACTGGCAGCCTTGTTCGGTCTCGCACCGACGCAGGTGCGGGTGGTAGCCCCGGACGTGGGCGGCGGCTTCGGGTGCAAGATCATGGTGTACCCGGAAGAGGTCCTCGTGCCGTATGCCGCGATGGTGCTCGGACGTCCCGTGAAGTGGACGGAGGATCGGTTGGAGCACTTCGTGGGGACGAATCACGAACGACTGCAGATCCATGAAGCGGAGATCGCGGTGGATGCCGAGGGGCGGATCGTGGCTATTCGCGACCGCTTCCTGCACGATGCCGGGGCATATACGCCTTACGGCATCATCGTCCCCATCATCACAGCTTGCCAGTTGCCCGGCCCCTATAAGGTGCCGAACTATCACGTGGAGTTTCGTGCGGTCTACTCCAATACCGTTCCCGTGAGCCCCTATCGCGGAGCTGGGCGACCACATGCCGCCTTCGTCATGGAGCGACTGCTCGATCGGGTCGCAGACGAGCTCGCACTCGACCGCGCCGAAGTACGGCGGCGCAACTTCATTCAGCCCCACGAGTTTCCCTACGATGTGGGCTTGATCTTCCAGGACGGCGCACCGACGCGCTACGACAGCGGGAACTACCCGGGTATGCTGGAACTACTCCTCCAGCAGATGGATTACGAGCGGCTGGTGCGGGAAGAACTGCCGCGTCTCCGCGCCGAGGGGCGCTTCGTTGGGGTAGGAATCGCATGCTACGTCGAGGGCACCGGGATCGGACCATACGAAGGAGCGACGGTTCGCGTCGAACCGACCGGGCAGGTGTACGTCGCGACGGGGATGCCCCAGCAAGGGCAGGCGCACAAGACGGTACTAGCGCAGATCGTGGCGGAGGAACTGCAGATTCCGCTGGATGCTGTGCAGGTGTTCGAGGGCGACACCGCACACTTTCAATTCGGATCGGGGACGTATGCCAGCCGAAGCGCTGTGGTCTGCGGGAGTGCGGTCGCGCTCGCGGCACGGAAGGTGCGGGAGCAGGGGCTGGCTCTTGCGGCGGAGGAACTCGAGGTGGCAGTGGAAGATCTGGTCGTCGAAGATGGCCGGGTCTTCGTGCGCGGTGCGCCGGAACGCGGTTTTACCTGGGCGCAGCTCGCGCAGCTGGCGAATCCCTTGCGGTACGCCTATGCCGGTGACCTCGTCGTGCGCCCGCGACCCTGGACCGGTCCGACCTTGCCGCCTGGTCGTCAGCCGGCCTTGGAAGCGACCGAGTATTACTCGCCGCCGCATGCGACGTGGGCGAGTGGAGCGGTGGGAGCGCTGGTCGAAGTCGATGTCGCGACTGGGATGGTGACGTTCCGCAAATTGTGGGTCGTCCACGACTGCGGAAAAATGATCAACCCGCTCGTCGTCGAGGGGCAGGTTCACGGCGGGATCGCGCAAGGAATCGGCGGTGCACTGTACGAGAAGTTGCACTACGACGAAAATGGCCAGCTGCTCAATGCGAGCTTCATGGACTTTCTGATGCCGACCGCGATGGAAATCCCGCGAATGGAAGTCGCGCATCAAGAGACCCCCTCGCCCTTGAACCCATTGGGTGTCAAAGGGGTCGGCGAGGCTGGCGCGATCCCCTTGCCGGCACTCGTTGCGGCAGCGGTCGAGGATGCCCTCCGGCCATTCGGGGTACGGATCACGCGCATGCCGCTCGATCCGGATACCATCTGGCGCATGACGCATCCGGAGGAGACGGCATGA
- a CDS encoding FAD binding domain-containing protein yields the protein MKPPRFRYHAPESLDEALAVLAETGDEAKPLAGGQSLIPMLNMRLARPSLLIDLNGLSELAGIELRDGVLVVRAMTRHRAVERSPLVAEHVPLLAEAIPWVGHLPIRTRGTIGGSVAHADPAAEVPGVLVALDGAVRLASRRGERLVSADEFFLDLLTTAAEPDELVTEVHFPLLGPHSGSAWLEIARRHGDYALVGAGAVLVLAEDGRTIQDARLSFIGVAGRPVRARGAEAILRGQSIGEEAWKAAAAAVREELDPPSDLHASAQYRRSVAGVLAERALAIAAARAQGGVAA from the coding sequence ATGAAGCCGCCGCGCTTTCGGTATCACGCGCCGGAAAGTCTCGATGAGGCACTGGCGGTTCTGGCCGAGACAGGTGACGAGGCCAAACCGCTCGCCGGGGGGCAAAGCCTGATCCCGATGTTGAACATGCGTTTGGCTCGCCCCAGTCTGCTCATCGACTTGAACGGTCTCAGCGAACTCGCCGGAATCGAGCTCCGCGACGGTGTGCTGGTCGTCCGGGCAATGACCAGGCATCGAGCAGTCGAGCGCTCGCCACTGGTCGCTGAACACGTTCCCCTCCTGGCCGAAGCCATCCCATGGGTGGGCCATCTGCCGATCCGAACTCGGGGGACGATCGGCGGCAGTGTCGCCCATGCTGACCCGGCCGCGGAAGTTCCGGGAGTACTCGTCGCGCTCGACGGAGCGGTACGGTTGGCCAGCCGACGTGGCGAGCGGCTGGTTTCCGCCGACGAGTTTTTCCTGGATCTTCTCACCACAGCGGCAGAACCAGACGAATTGGTGACCGAAGTGCATTTCCCGCTGCTTGGACCACACAGCGGCAGCGCGTGGCTGGAGATCGCGCGACGACATGGCGACTATGCATTGGTCGGGGCTGGAGCGGTGCTCGTGCTGGCGGAGGATGGGCGAACGATCCAGGATGCACGGTTGAGCTTCATCGGGGTCGCCGGACGACCAGTGCGAGCACGCGGGGCGGAGGCGATCCTGCGCGGGCAATCGATCGGTGAGGAAGCATGGAAGGCGGCAGCTGCAGCGGTTCGCGAAGAACTCGACCCGCCCAGTGACTTACATGCCTCAGCACAGTATCGGCGATCGGTGGCTGGAGTGCTGGCTGAACGGGCGCTCGCCATCGCTGCAGCACGAGCACAGGGAGGAGTCGCCGCATGA
- a CDS encoding DUF2877 domain-containing protein: protein MTIAVQRLASPILPLLTSPSRTLTVVAAYPRAAYATDGTTWLSVVTPGALLPPDALQLRTKSPLVALVPTGSQLIAGQGALLLPDGTPLTIDQQTRVWQPTLRTRWTCQWKRARLQALLDELTDPPRGDRFLATTISRSKALLAELIGAIITADRAHIAQQVDRLAGLGPGLTPLGDDLLVGCCLALTLLAARTGEERWSSLRQEIALQAASRTTPRSAAWLQQAARGEYAREFLLVAQALCRGDHPCLPHLLARVTQVGATSGWAVTFGLIATLERSILPPA from the coding sequence ATGACGATCGCCGTCCAACGCTTGGCTTCCCCGATCCTTCCACTGCTCACGAGCCCCTCTCGGACTCTGACCGTCGTCGCAGCATACCCACGCGCCGCGTACGCGACCGACGGCACCACGTGGCTCTCCGTCGTCACACCCGGCGCGCTCCTCCCACCTGATGCCTTGCAGCTGCGGACAAAATCCCCACTCGTCGCTCTCGTGCCCACGGGAAGCCAGCTCATCGCCGGACAGGGAGCACTGTTGCTGCCTGACGGGACGCCACTGACCATCGACCAGCAGACCCGCGTATGGCAGCCGACCCTCCGGACACGCTGGACATGTCAGTGGAAGAGGGCACGGCTCCAGGCCCTTCTCGACGAACTGACTGACCCACCACGCGGGGACCGCTTCCTCGCCACGACGATCAGCCGGAGCAAGGCGCTGCTGGCCGAACTCATCGGCGCCATCATCACCGCTGACCGTGCCCATATTGCCCAACAGGTCGATCGCTTGGCTGGGCTGGGACCAGGTCTGACCCCACTCGGCGACGATCTCCTGGTCGGATGCTGCTTGGCACTCACCTTGCTGGCTGCGCGAACGGGAGAGGAGCGCTGGTCTTCGCTGCGGCAGGAGATCGCTCTGCAAGCTGCTAGCCGTACGACTCCACGCAGTGCAGCCTGGTTGCAGCAGGCCGCTCGCGGCGAGTACGCGCGAGAGTTCCTGCTCGTCGCACAGGCGCTGTGCCGCGGCGACCACCCGTGCCTCCCCCACCTCCTCGCACGCGTCACCCAGGTCGGAGCCACGTCGGGTTGGGCCGTCACCTTCGGCCTGATCGCTACACTCGAACGTTCGATTCTCCCACCAGCCTGA